A portion of the Fulvia fulva chromosome 1, complete sequence genome contains these proteins:
- a CDS encoding Sterol esterase 2, with translation MTQDEKPPNGTHKRLEEHNTNDLRDERSANEYSKQAERLGQLTSDQEDHSTGSTQAAEATFVTPFDPVIETADGSRLPAIPVDEAAELNRLEDLAEGSEPRSPPLSAVRSGKDGTVHGRFKAGPDNEGSVRQSDETDAPLRGAIPPSRTNPLFPPLPMYGPPSWMRTIQCWFFRATSAVLSFYFLLAIVIGAIVDSVPRIVRNCRQRAVLKNPAKSRPFYQEEVKRKEERRAAEKAWVREQKGKGTRTPSGEKGDETNDLPPQDGEFVPTEGGPDPLVVDVAYYARRVGLDAEVFEVQTEDGFIIELWHLFNPRDYKTPPPEHHQYQPPNLFRTTPENPEFGEAQPYPEGRKKYPVLMMHGLLQSAGAYCCNDDDSLAFYLAKSGFDVWLGNNRCGFEPKHTTLKYDDPRMWAWNIRQMGVMDLPALISRVLAETGFPKLALIAHSQGTTQTFVALAKEQRPDIGEKISVFCALAPAAYAGPLIGKIYFKVMQIVGPAMFRMIFGIHSFIPLMLMAHKILPPVPYSWMGYHVFSFLFSWSDSRWDRDLRNRMFQFAPTYVSSESMRWWLGRECFANQKCILATREEGKLEDKEDEEDDAVIQEYYAEREKRDKGITPRGRLTRNLTSFHCQTLTHQHHDNQRGKFAWYDKRFPPLALWVCGADDLVDGRRLLRRFDRGREPDVRVVHEKIIEGYEHLDVIWAMDAIEKVGKEVREVIWRTADPATQKKYRVPVGCDRPMEQEPSSNDVPMTRSGGRSRMASISEMQPSVRTGGGGTVVEESREPEREQEKLQRREDEVDEYRGDGAGDLDERRENESLFEDVRERANPTSPLELPMEGRMLGVVRE, from the coding sequence ATGACACAAGATGAGAAGCCGCCCAACGGGACTCACAAACGCCTCGAGGAACACAACACCAACGACCTCCGGGACGAGCGGAGTGCGAACGAGTACAGCAAACAGGCGGAGAGACTCGGCCAGTTGACATCGGATCAAGAGGATCATTCCACCGGCTCGACACAGGCGGCAGAGGCCACGTTCGTGACACCGTTTGACCCGGTCATTGAGACGGCAGATGGGTCGCGACTGCCCGCGATCCCCGTCGACGAGGCGGCGGAGCTCAACAGACTGGAGGACCTGGCCGAGGGCAGCGAACCACGATCTCCACCACTGAGCGCCGTAAGATCTGGCAAAGATGGGACTGTACATGGTAGATTCAAGGCCGGACCCGACAACGAAGGATCTGTACGGCAGAGCGACGAGACGGATGCGCCCTTGCGCGGAGCAATCCCGCCCTCGCGAACGAACCCGTTGTTCCCGCCGCTACCCATGTACGGACCTCCATCGTGGATGAGGACGATACAGTGCTGGTTCTTTCGCGCAACCTCTGCGGTTTTGTCCTTCTACTTCTTGCTGGCGATCGTGATTGGGGCAATAGTGGATTCGGTCCCGCGCATCGTACGCAACTGTCGTCAAAGAGCTGTGCTTAAGAATCCGGCCAAGTCGCGGCCGTTCTATCAAGAAGAGGTGAAGAGAAAGGAAGAGAGACGGGCGGCAGAGAAGGCCTGGGTGAGAGAACAGAAAGGCAAAGGTACGCGGACACCATCTGGCGAGAAGGGCGATGAGACGAACGATCTGCCGCCTCAAGATGGCGAGTTTGTGCCTACCGAGGGCGGGCCTGATCCACTCGTCGTTGACGTCGCATACTATGCGCGAAGAGTTGGATTAGATGCGGAGGTCTTCGAGGTACAGACCGAAGATGGCTTCATTATCGAACTATGGCACCTCTTCAATCCGCGCGACTACAAGACTCCTCCCCCAGAGCACCATCAATACCAGCCTCCAAACTTGTTTCGAACAACTCCAGAAAACCCCGAATTTGGAGAAGCACAGCCCTATCCAGAGGGCAGGAAGAAGTACCCAGTTCTGATGATGCATGGTCTTCTGCAATCAGCAGGAGCCTACTGCTGCAACGACGATGACTCTCTGGCATTCTATCTCGCCAAGTCCGGCTTCGATGTCTGGCTCGGCAACAACAGATGTGGTTTCGAACCAAAACATACCACGCTCAAGTACGACGACCCACGGATGTGGGCTTGGAACATCAGGCAGATGGGAGTTATGGATTTGCCTGCACTCATCAGCAGAGTACTGGCAGAGACCGGCTTCCCGAAGCTCGCGCTCATCGCACATAGTCAAGGCACAACACAGACCTTCGTCGCTCTAGCGAAAGAGCAACGTCCAGACATTGGCGAAAAGATCTCCGTCTTCTGCGCCCTGGCTCCAGCAGCCTATGCTGGCCCGCTCATCGGCAAGATCTACTTCAAAGTCATGCAGATTGTCGGTCCAGCCATGTTCAGGATGATTTTCGGCATCCACTCCTTCATACCGCTCATGCTCATGGCTCACAAAATCCTTCCCCCGGTACCGTACAGCTGGATGGGCTATCACGTCTTCTCATTCCTCTTCAGTTGGTCAGACAGTCGATGGGATCGAGACTTACGAAATCGCATGTTCCAATTCGCACCCACATATGTCAGCTCTGAAAGTATGAGATGGTGGCTTGGGCGGGAATGTTTCGCGAATCAAAAGTGCATTCTCGCCACGCGGGAAGAAGGCAAGCTCGAAGATAAAGAGGACGAGGAAGACGACGCAGTCATTCAAGAGTACTATGCCGAGCGCGAGAAGCGTGATAAGGGGATCACACCGCGGGGGAGACTGACCCGTAACCTGACCAGTTTCCACTGCCAAACTCTCACCCACCAACACCATGACAACCAACGCGGCAAATTCGCCTGGTACGACAAACGCTTCCCGCCCCTCGCACTCTGGGTCTGCGGCGCCGACGACCTCGTCGATGGACGTCGGTTGCTCCGCCGCTTTGATCGAGGCCGCGAGCCAGATGTCCGCGTCGTGCATGAGAAAATCATCGAAGGCTACGAACACCTCGACGTCATCTGGGCCATGGACGCGATCGAGAAGGTCGGGAAGGAAGTAAGAGAAGTTATCTGGCGCACTGCAGACCCCGCTACGcagaagaagtatagagtCCCCGTGGGATGCGATCGACCCATGGAGCAGGAGCCTAGCTCCAATGATGTGCCGATGACGCGGTCTGGGGGGAGGTCGAGGATGGCGAGTATTAGTGAGATGCAGCCGAGTGTGCGGACGGGGGGTGGGGGGACTGTGGTTGAGGAGAGTAGGGAGCCGGAGAGGGAGCAGGAGAAGTTGCAGAGGAGGGAGGATGAAGTTGACGAGTATAGAGGCGACGGAGCGGGAGATTTGGATGAGAGGAGGGAGAATGAGAGTCTTTTCGAGGATGTGCGGGAGAGGGCGAATCCGACGAGTCCGCTGGAATTACCCATGGAGGGGAGGATGTTGGGGGTTGTGCGGGAATGA